In Bacillota bacterium, the genomic window AATGTCTGGTGCAACTTTTGGCCTACAGTCACAATCTGAGCCTCCTTCCTGAAGTATTTCCGGATCCTACCCTAGCTTGCCCAGTTCGGAGACTAGTTATAGGCCGAAGACGCTCGCCCAAATAAAAACCCGGCTTCAGCCGGGTGTTTGTAGATAAATTTTAGACTGCGCGGACTTCTTTTACTTCCGGGACCTGTTCTTTTAACGTGCGTTCGATGCCTTGTTTTAAGGTCATAGTGGCAAAGGGACAGCTACCGCAGCTGCCGGTAAGCTTCACGCTCACGATACCGGTGCTTTCATCAATATCCACCAGTTGGACATCGCCGCCATCTGCTTGCAAAGACGGACGTACTTTAGCCAAAGCCTGTTCAACCTTCTCCTTCAAACGAGCCACTCCTTTAATCTTCTATGGTGGTTACATTATACCACGAGCCTAGTTATTGATACAATTTAATTTAAGGGTGCGCTTGCCAGCGCGGTTCAGACTTGCTTTTGAGACGGTAGAGGAATTATAATCAAGGTGGCGGCTACCCGGTAAGGGTAGATAATTGCCACGATGAAGGCAAACATAAGCCGGGGAGGGGGTAGGGGGTATCTTGAGACGTACGCTGGCTGCACCCACGCATCGAAAGGACAAAGAATCTTCTTACGCAGCCGATAAGAGCAACATGCTCCAGCGGTTGCGCAAGATCGAGGGCCAGATACGGGGTATTCAAAGGATGATCAACGACGGCCGCTATTGTGTTGATATTCTTACTCAGCTTGCAGCGGCCCAGGCAGCCCTGAATAAAGTGGGCCTGATGGTGCTGGAGGATCATATTCGGGGTTGTGTGGCTCAGGCCATCCACGAGGACGGCGGAGCCGCGGCTGTGGACGAGCTGGTTTCCGTGGTGGAAAAATTCATCCGCTGAAGGTAAAAGGGGGCAGGTGCGGTGGCGGCGGACGGCTTGAGCGGACGCGATAAGTTTTTCTTTTTGCCGGTGGGTCTCATTCTTGTGGGGGCAGCGGTTTGGAACTGGCTCCACGGTTGGCACGACTTATATACACTGATTTGGTTTTTGGTGGGTGTTAACAACCTACTGTTAGTGGGGCAAAGAGTCTGGCCCCGACAGCGGCGTTATTTTAATGTCCTCATCCCCTTGGCCGGCATGGTATTAATTGTGGCTTCAGCCTATCTGCTGTGGACGTATATGAGGGGCCAGTAAAAACAAAGCAAAGGTTTACCAGCCAAACTTACCCAGCCCTCCCATATTAGGGGCGGGGTTTTTCTTTCTCTTCATATTTAAGAATGGACAGCATATAGATTTAGGGACAAAGCTATCGGGAGGGAAAGGCCGTGGGAATTGGCTATCGCTGGCACAGCCTGCGGCGGCGCCTGCGAACACTGGGAAGCGAGTCCCTACTTCTTCGCCAGTTCTTGGTGGCAGGGGTACTGTACCTGGCTGTTTGGGGGCTGGTGCAGCTAGATATGCCCTTGACCAGCAAGCTGGTACACTATATACATTGGTCGGTGGCAGATTACAAACCCGCCTTGAGCTGGGAACGAGTCCGGTCTTGGGGTGAAGAGAGTCTGCATTTACCGGCCCTGTCTGCTTTACGTTCCGGAGAACAAGGCTCTAGCAGCGTGTTATTATCGGGTTATATCTTCCCGGTAAAAGGCGGGCAGGTAATATCTCGTTACGGTTGGCGGTTGCATCCGATCTCAGGGGAAAAGCGCTTCCACCAAGGAATTGACATTGCGGCTCCGGCTGGAACTCCGATTAAAGCCATTGCCGCCGGCTATGTAAACCGTATCAGAGAGGAAGAGTTGTTAGGCACAGTATTAGAATTAAGTCACGGAAACGGCGTGGTCAGTCTGTACGGCCACTTGGACCAGGTATTGGTGGAGCCGAAGCAACTGATCAAACAAGGCGATGTGATTGCCACCGTGGGTAGCAGCGGTGTCAGCAGCGGCGTTCATCTGCATTTGGAGATTAAACAACGGGGTACCAATGTCGATCCGGCGATTAAACTCGGGGTGGTAGAGGAGACAGTGGTTCCCACGTTAGCGCCATCTTCCTACGAGGCCCCAGGTGAGGTCCCGGAATCCGCCCCTGGTGAGGAGCCGGCGGAAGAGCCGGCTGAAGAGCCGGCTGTAAAGGAAAGCGCCAGTTGAAAGTCGGCCGAATATTAGGTGTACAAGTTAAGGTCAACAGTTTCTTTCTGCTTATTTTGGTAGTTTACGGTGCTACCGGTTACTTAACGGAGGCGCTTTTGGTCTATGGCGCAGCTTTGCTGCATGAGATCGCCCATGCTGTGGTAGCCTGTTCCTACGGTCTCAAAATCGAAGAGATCGAGCTGCTGCCTTTTGGCGGCGTGGCTCGGATCAAAGACCTGGATCTATCCACATGGGATCCTAAGACCGAAGTGGCAGTGGCGTTGGCCGGACCGGTGGAAAACCTGGTACTGGCGGGGGCAGCGTGGATATTGGCCGGCTACGGAGTCTGGAATATCTCCTTGGCCGGTTTGTTCTTACAAGCGAATCTGGCTGTTGCTGCATTTAACCTGCTTCCGGCCTGGCCTTTGGACGGAGGGCGTATTCTTAGAGCGTATTTGGCCCAGCGCCTGTCCTGGCGCCAGGCCACTGAGATCGCAGCCCGGTTGGGTCAGGCCCTGGGGGCTGTTTTGGTTTGCTTAGGGCTGGTACTGATGCGCCACGGTCTCTTATTTTTTAATATAGCTGTTCTGGGAGGGTTTCTGTGGGCTGTGGCCGCAACTGAAGAGCGCTGGGCCGGTTTGGTGTTGTTACGTTACTTGGCGCATAAACGTCGCGGCTTGCAGACCGGGGAAGTGGTGAAAGGGGAAGTGCTGGCTGCCGCCGGCGAAACCACGCTACGGGACCTAACGAAGCGATTTGTGGCCGGCCGTTACCATTTAGTTTACGTATTGGACAAAGACCATAAGATTATGGCTATAATAAGTGAGGATGAGGTTATAATGGGCCTGTTCACTTACGGACCTGACATGACGTTGTCCCGATTGGTACGGCGCAACTGACCGGGAAGATAAGCGGCGATAACAGGAGTTTTCTACTACCACGGAGAAATACCCACATGGTCAGCCGGGGTATTTTTACCTTAGACTGGAGATGGCAACATGAGCAACATCAAGTCGCAGCTAAACAATATTCTGCCGCGGGTGGAGAAACCGGCCCGCTACATAGGCGGGGAATGGAATATAGTTAGGAAGGATCATGGTACCACGGCCGTTAAAATGGCCTTGGCCTTTCCCGACCTGTACGATGTGGGCATGTCGCATCTTGGTTCCCATATTCTTTATCAGGTGGTAAACGCCCGCTCCGATGCCTTGCTGGAACGGGTTTATGCCCCCTGGGGGGATATGGAACAGGAGCTGAGACAGGCAGGACTGCCGTTATTTAGTTTGGAGACGAAAACGCCGCTGGGGGATTTCGATCTGGTAGGCTTCACACTGCAATACGAAATGGCTTACACCAATATCCTTAACATGCTGGATCTGGCTCAGATACCGATCCGGTCAGCAAAGAGGCAAGAAGGAGACCCGTTTGTGTTGGCAGGGGGGCCGTGCGCCTATAATCCCGAGCCCTTAGCTCCGTTCTTGGACTTGGTGGTCTTAGGAGAAGGGGAAGAGGTGCTGGGGGAAATTATCGACGTATTTAAAGATTGGAAACTAAGACAGGGCCGAAGACGGGAGTTCTTGGCGGCGGCAGCCCAGGTGCCCGGTGTATATGTACCGGAGTTTTATGCTGTCTACTATAGCTCCCAGGGACATATAACCAGTGTTTGCCCCACCGAGCCCGGTGCTCCGGAGCGGGTCCAGAAGCGAGTGCTGCGGAAGCTGGACCTAGCCCCGTTTTCCACCCAGCCGGTGGTGCCGTACATGGACGTGGTTCATAACCGGGGCATGCTGGAACTGTTCCGCGGCTGCACGCGAGGCTGCCGTTTTTGTCAAGCCGGAATGATTTACCGCCCGGTGCGGGAGCGCAGCCGAGACACCCTACTTAAACAGGCCCGAGAATTACTGGCGGCCACCGGCTATGATGAGATTTCTCTCAGTTCTCTCTCCAGCTTGGACTACTCCGAGATTGAAGGGCTGATCGACGATTTGGTCTCAGACTGTGGGTCGGCCGGGGTACGGGTGTCACTGCCTTCGCTTCGGGCCGACAGCTTTGCCATTAAGCAGGCCCAAAAGCTTCAGCCCTTGCGGCGCTCCAGCCTAACTTTAGCACCGGAGGCCGGCAGCCAGCGTCTGCGCGACGTGATCAACAAGAATGTAACGGAAGACGATTTACTGGCTGCAGTAACAGCGGCTACAGCCGCCGGCTGGCGTGCCTTCAAGCTCTATTTCATGATCGGTTTGCCCACAGAGACAGACGAAGATGTGGTGGCCATCGCCACTTTGGCTTACAAAGTGGCTAACCTTAAGGTGGACAGCGGACAGATTGCCCGGGTGACTGTGTCTACATCTAACTTTGTGCCCAAGGCTCACACACCGTTTCAATGGGAAGGACAACTGCCGCGGGAAGAACTAAGGCGAAGGCAGTTGCTCTTAAACGGTAAAATCAAAGGCCGAAAAGTAGAACACCGCTGGCACGACCCGGAGCAGAGTTTTTTGGAAGCTGCATTTTCCCGCGGAGACCGGCGGCTGGCAGCTCCTCTAGAACGGGCTTGGCGGTTGGGATGCCGGCTAGATGGCTGGAGTGAGTATTTCCGCTTTGACCTATGGGAACAGGCCTTTGCTGATACCGGCCTAGATCCGGGGTTTTACGCCAACCGTACTATTTCGGCAAGGGAGATATTGCCTTGGGATCATTTGAGCCCTGGTGTTAGCCGTGACTTTTTGCAGGCAGAGCGGATGCGGGCTGTAAAAGGTCTCACTACCCCTGACTGCAGTCGTGAGCGTTGCCAGGTCTGCGGCGTGTGTTCGGCCCTACAACTGCCAGTCAGGCAGCGAGGTGAACAACCATGAAGATCCGGGCCAGAATAGCTAAAGGTGAAGCTGTTCGTTTTATTTCCCATTTGGACTTCGCCGGTGCAGTGGAAAAAGCGGTTCGCCGGGCCGAGCTCCCTCTGGCTTTAAGCCGTGGGTTTACGCCGCGATTGAAGATTAGCTTTGCATCGGCGTTAGCTTTAGGAGCGACTTCCGAAGCTGAATACGCCGATTTTGAACTTGAGACTCGGATATCGGTGTCGGAATTTGTGCGGTGCCTAAATCAGCAGTTACCGGAGGGAATAGAGATTTTGGCTGCTGCTCAAGTGGCTGCTAATGCACCTTCACTCATGGCCAAGGTATGTGCCGCTTCGTATCGCGTCACCGCCAAGCTACCACCGGCTGCTGAAGGACGGTCAGAATGTCTGTGGAACCGGTTTTTGCAGCAGAATGAGATCGTAATTACCAAGATTACCAAACGCAGGACCAGGCAAGTTGACATCCGCCCCTTAGTTCTAAGAACGCGGTTTTACCCCCGACCAGGGGACAGCAGGTGGGACTTATTGGTTGCCACCGGAGCGGCTGGAAATTTAAGGCCGGAGGAGCTGCTACAGGCTTTCTTTGCCTACAGCGGCTTGGAAGGAGAAGTTACTCATATTCACCGAACCGGACTGTTTATTGAACGTTATGGACAGCTGATGTCGCCTTTAGCCCGGCTGCGCCTAGCGGAAGAACTGGGGGAAGAACAGTGAAAACAGAGATTTTAGTTCACGCTACGGCCGAGGAAACCTGGGTGGCGGTATTAGAAGATCGAGTGTTAATGGAACTGTATGTGGATCAAGGCGGGGCCGAGCGCTTTGGCGGCAACATCTATAAGGGCCGGGTGAAGAATGTGTTACCAGGGATGCAAGCGGCGTTTGTGGATATTGGCCTGGAGCGCAATGCATTTTTGTATGTAGCCGATACGGAGAGAAAGGGCAAGTCTAACTTAACGCGAAACAACAAGTCGGCCAACATCAAAGAAGTGCTGCAGCCGGGACAACAAGTAGTGGTGCAGGTGGTAAAAGAGCCAACCGAGACTAAGGGTGCCCGAGTTAGCATGCATCTTTCCCTGCCAGGACGGAACTTAGTTCTTATGCCGGGAGCAGATCATGTGGGAGTGTCGCGGCAAATTCAGGATGAGAAGGAACGGGAACGGCTGCGGCAGGCAGCTGGAAACATTAAGCCAGCCGGCATGGGACTCATTGTCCGTACAGTGGCGGCCGGCATGGAAGAGGATGAATTTGCACAAGACATGGATTTTCTGCTACGGCTGCACAAGACTATTAAACGGCGGAGCCGAGCCCGGACTGCCCCGGCGTTGTTGTACCGAGACCTGGACTTGGTTTACCGTATTGTCCGTGATCTGTTTACACCGAGTGTAGATCGGTTTGTGGTGGACAGTCGGGAGGTGTACGAACGTACGCTGGAGTTGCTGAGTATTATGGGCCCGGAACTGCAAGATCGAGTAGAATACTTCGAGCCGGGGCAGGATCTGCTGCTCACCTACGCGTTAGAGGCCGATGTGGAAAAAACATTCCGACGCAAAGTATGGCTCAAATGCGGGGGCTACATAGTGGTGGATCAGACTGAGGCCCTTACGGCCATCGATGTCAATACTGGGAAATTTGTCGGCAGCACTTCTCTTCAAGCTACGGTGCTGAAAACTAACCTAGAAGCCGTAAAGGAGATTGCCCGCCAGATTCGACTCCGCAACATCGGCGGTATTATTGTGGTGGATTTTATTGACATGGATGACCCCAGCGCTAAGAATCAGGTGGTACAGGCGTTGGAGAAGCAGCTTAGGCGCGATAAGGTTAAGGCGCAAGTGTTGGGGCTGACCAAGTTAGGCTTGGTGGAGATCACCCGCAAGAAAGAACGCCGCAGTTTAGAGAGCGTGTTTTTAAGGCCGTGTCCTTATTGTGACGGTAAAGGGAAGATACTATCGGAACAAGCGGTAGGCCTTAAGGTCCGGCGCGAGATTCACCGGTTGTTGGCTCAGCAGCCGGTAGGTGCGCTCTTGGTGGAAGCCCACCCTTCCGTAGCCGCGGTGCTGATCGGCCCTGGCGGCAAGAGCCTGAAAGCGCTGGAGAAGCAAGTGGGCATTCCGGTTCAAGTGCGGGGAGTGGAGAGCCTGCATAGTCGGGATTTTGCCCTGATACCGCTTACTTCTAAAGAGGAATTGTGGGCAGCGGCGGTACCGGTTAGAGCCGGGCAAGTTATTGCGGCCCCGGTTGAAGAACGCCACCTGACAAGAACCCAGGACGGTGTAGCCCGGGTGGAGGGCTTTGTTATTAATGTGGAAGACGGGGCTGCCTTTGTCGGTCAGACGGTGCGATTGAAGATAACTAAGGTGTTGCGCACTTACGCCAAAGCCCAGGTGGTCGATGACAATTTGTAGGGCTGCGGGGCTGCGGTTTTCGTTGACGCAGTCATCTGGGTATGCTAAAATGGGGCGGTAAGCGATAGCGCTCGGAGCGGGCCGGGCATACTGCCTTCTCCGGCGAAGATATTGATATGGAGGTGGGAAAATGTATGCAGTGATTGCCACTGGCGGTAAGCAGTACCGAGTTGAGCCAGGCGATGTGATTAAGGTGGAAAAATTATCCCAGGAGCCGGAGGACCTAGTGGAATTTGAACAGGTCCTGCTGGTGTCAAGTGAGGATGGGGTCAAGGTGGGCGATCCGGTGGTTTCCGGGGCTAAGGTTACGGCTAAGGTGCTTGAGCAGGGAAAAGGACGTAAAATCCATGGTTTAAAGTATCGAGCCAAAGCGAACTATCGGCGCCGCTACGGACATCGGCAGCAGTACACTAAGGTTGAAATTCAGGAGATTTTGGGTTGAGCCATGATCACCGTCCAACTGTGGCACCGCGGTCAGGGCAAGATCGTCGGCTTTATGGTGGCTGGCCATGCCGGCTACGCCCCTAAAGGTACCGATATTGTTTGTGCAGCCGTATCGGCTGTGACCCAGGCAGCATTACTGGGACTGACAGAGCATCTGGGACTCAATCCTAAGGTGGAGATCAGGACAGGGTATTTGTCCTGTATGTTAACTCCAGGTAGTGAAGAGAATAAAGCGGTGCAGGCGATTTTAGCCACGTTGGCGCTGGCACTGAACGATATTGCCACTCAGTATCCGGGTCGGATACGGTTGAAGGAGGTGGAGTCATGAGATTTATGGATTTGCAGCTCTTCGCCCACAAGAAAGGTATGGGTAGTTCCCGTAACGGGCGTGATAGTCAATCCCAGCGGTTAGGGGTGAAACGATTCGGCGGCCAGTTCGTAACTGCCGGTAGCATTCTGGTTCGGCAGCGAGGAACCAAGATCCACCCCGGGCAAAATGTCGGTCTCGGCAAAGACCACACCTTGTTTGCCAAGATCGATGGCGTGGTTATGTTCGAGCAGAGAACCGGCGGACGCCGGCAAGTAAGCGTTCAGCCGGCGGTGGCCGGAAAATAATAACGAGCACCCCGCTAAGAGGGTGCTTTTTTCATCCAATAAGAGGATTAGTGCTCTTTGTGGAGAATATAGCCACTACTCAGACATGAGGGGGTGGCTGTTGTGAAGCAGATAGGTAATATTGTCGGTCCCAGCAGCGGTCTACTACTGGCAGGCAGCTTGCTGGTATTGATAGCCCCCACCTACAGCTACTTTCATACCAAATCGTTAGCTGGTATGATCTTTTGCAGCAGTCTTCTTGTCATAAGCGGAATTGCAGTTGGTTATTACTATGCCCAGCGGCAGTTATGTTCTAATTTAACCAGGTGTTCAGGCTGTATTGATGTGGTGAGAATTCTGCAAGTGCAGCATCATGATTTTCTTAATCATTTACAGGTGTTAGGCGGGTTGGCTCAGCTAAGAAAACCGGAGCGAGTGATGGAATATATTTACGACACGGCCCGAGAGCTGGACCGTGAACGAACATTGACCAAGCTGCTTCCGGCTGAGGCGGGACTGTTATTGCTTAGCTGGTACCAACATCTGCGCGAACAAGGTGTTTCCTTTGGTATTGAAGTAACTAATGATCTGTCTCAAACGGTTAATGGCCTGGCTCTGGCAACGCTGCTCACTGAGCTGTTCACCTTTCTGCTAAGTCCCGACTTCGGACTGCGGGAGCTTAAACTAAGGAGCAGCAGCCAAGAATTGGAGCTCATTGCCTTCGGTCAGGGCCGTCTGCCTATGACGTCGTTGGTTAGGGCCCGCGAGCTGGCGCGCAAGATCGGTGGTACAATATTGGTAGATCAACAGAACGACACGGTACAGATTAGGATGCAGCTTCAACAGCTGCAGCAGATACTAGGGAAGAAGTAGGTGGCAGAAGTAATGTTTTATGATACAGCCAAGATTTTTGTCAAAGGCGGTGATGGCGGCAACGGTTGCATCAGCTTTCGGCGCGAAAAATATGTACCCCGAGGCGGCCCTAATGGGGGCGATGGAGGCCGCGGCGGGGATGTGGTCTTTCTGGCCGATGAAGGTCTACATACTTTGGTGGATTTTCGTTATCGGGCCCATTTCAAGGCCCCGCGGGGCCAACACGGTCGGGGCAGTAATATGCATGGGGCCGATGCTGCGGACTTGGTTGTACGGGTACCGGCCGGTACGGTGGTAAAGGACGCAGAAACCGGCGCCGTTATAGCCGATCTTACCGGCCACGGCCAAAGGTTGATCGCTGCTCAGGGCGGTCGCGGCGGTCGGGGCAATGCCCGCTTCTTGTCCAATATAAACCGGGTGCCGCGCCTGGCGGAAAAAGGTGAACCAGGGCAAGAAGGATGGGTGCTGCTGGAGCTGAAGCTGCTGGCCGATGTAGGTTTGGTGGGCTATCCCAATGCCGGCAAATCTACTTTGCTGGCTGCCTGCACGGCCGCAAAACCGAAAATAGCTGACTATCCTTTTACTACCCTGGAGCCCAATCTGGGAGTGGTTAAAATCGACCAAGAGAGCTTTGTGCTGGCCGACATTCCGGGCCTAATCGAAGGTGCCCATGCCGGAGCCGGTTTGGGCCAGGAATTTTTGCGTCATCTGGAGCGTACCCGGGTGCTCATTCATGTGGTGGATACTGCCGGTACCGAGGGTAGGGATCCGGTAAAAGACTACACCACTATCAATGCCGAGCTTCTGTCCTATGACCGGCGGCTGGCTGAATTACCCCAAGTGGTTGCGGCTAATAAGATGGACCTGCCGGATGCCGATACCAATTTACCCGGCTTGGCGAAAGTAGCGGCGGGCCACGGGCGTCGCCTATTTCCTATTTCCGCCGTTACCAGGCACGGTTTGAACGAACTGCTATATCATATAGCAGCGGTGCTAAGAAGCCTACCGGCTCCAACTGAGGGGCAGGAACAGCCGCAGGAAGTTATTTATCGGCTGCCGGAACAAGAGGCCGGTTTTAACATTAGGCGAGCCGGTGGCATATTTGTTATTGAGGGGCGGGAACTGGAACGACTGGTGGCCATGACTGATTTCAACCAGGAACAGGCGGTGGCGCGTTTTCAGCGCCTAACAGCCAAAATGGGTCTGGAGCAAGCTTTGGCCGAGGCCGGTGCCAAGGCAGGTGATGTAGTGCGTATTGGCAGTCAGGAATTGACGTATCAGCCAGGATTGATAGAATAATGATGGAGGTCGGGACTGGGCATGAAATGCCTAGATTGCGGCAACTGCCGACAAGGGGAAACAGTGTACTATTGCCCGGCCAGAGATGAGTTTGTTATTCAACAAGAGCCGGGCCGAGTGCGGATCAAAGAGCGTCGGTTAGATTATGCTGAGGACGACAAACCGGGACCGAGCCGGCGCAAGCGAAGCCGGCGTGAGCGCGAGTCCTAACTAATTGGTGCAAACTGTGTTATTATAGGAATAACTACTGGTGTTGGGAGGCAGGGAAGGGTGGAGGGTGAGTTAGGGATCCGGCTGGGTATCATGGGGGGCACTTTTGATCCTATTCACTACGGGCACCTGGTGACAGCAGAGGCGGCCCGAACAGCATTTAATCTAGACCAAGTACTGTTTGTGCCGAACCGGTTACCGCCCCACAAAAAAGATTATCAGGTATCAGAAGCTAAAGACCGTTATTTAATGGCTGTATTGGCCACCATCACTAACAAATACTTTGAAGCTTCCCGCCTGGAGCTGGATCGAGCAGGGATTTCATATACTATTGACTCCTTGCGGGCTCTCCGAGCCGCCCATGGACCGGAAGCGGAGCTGCACTTCATCAGTGGAGCCGACGCCATCTTGGATCTGTTAGGGTGGAAGGATGTGGACGAGCTGTTGGCGCTGTGCTATTTTATCGCGGCTACGCGGCCGGGCTACCAGTTGAGCGAACAATTACAGCGGCTCCAGGAAGATTATCCCAATCGGGTGTTCCGGGTGGAGGTGCCGGCGCTGGCCATTTCATCCACCGACATTCGCCGCCGGGTAGAGCTAGGAAAATCCATTAAGTATTTGTTACCGGAGCCGGTGGAACACTACATTTATAAGAACAAACTTTACCTCTCCCCGGAAGAATCGAAGTAAATTTTTGCATCAGCTGAGCAGGAATGTCTATACTAAACGTAGAAACATAGGAAGAGTTCGAGGTTCCTGGCCTCAGAAAGGTAGGTGATGGTGAATGAAGACCATCTATGTTGGCAATCTGCCGTGGGCTACTACAGAAGACGAGCTGGCCTCGGTGTTTGCTGAGAAGACAGGTGTAGAAGTCCAGGCTAGCCGCATCATTACGGATCGTGAGACCGGACGTTCCCGTGGGTTCGGGTTCGTCGAGGTTGCCGATAATGATTTGGAGAAGTGCTTGGAAGCAATGCAGGGTACAGAGTTGGACGGTCGCGAACTTGTTGTTAATGAGGCTCGCGCCAGGCAGAATCGCTTCTAACTAGGAATCAAAGGGGTCTTCGCGGCTTGTCCACGAAGACCTTTTTGATTTGGCAAAGGACGGTCAGCAGCCATGTATAGCTACGAACAGATGAAGACAAAACTCAAAGGATCTTTATCCCGACAGCGCTACCTGCACTCGCTTGGGGTGGCTGAGACAGCAAAAAAGCTAGCTCAGCTCTACGGAGGCGATGCCAACAAGGCTTACCTGGCCGGTTTGTTACACGATTGTGCCAAGGGACTTAGTAATCACCACCTGTTGCAAACAGCGATAGCCTTTGGTATAGTAAGGAATGATGATACCGAGGAGGTTTGTCCCGATCTCTTGCATGGCTCGG contains:
- a CDS encoding metal-sensitive transcriptional regulator, whose product is MLQRLRKIEGQIRGIQRMINDGRYCVDILTQLAAAQAALNKVGLMVLEDHIRGCVAQAIHEDGGAAAVDELVSVVEKFIR
- a CDS encoding peptidase M50; this translates as MKVGRILGVQVKVNSFFLLILVVYGATGYLTEALLVYGAALLHEIAHAVVACSYGLKIEEIELLPFGGVARIKDLDLSTWDPKTEVAVALAGPVENLVLAGAAWILAGYGVWNISLAGLFLQANLAVAAFNLLPAWPLDGGRILRAYLAQRLSWRQATEIAARLGQALGAVLVCLGLVLMRHGLLFFNIAVLGGFLWAVAATEERWAGLVLLRYLAHKRRGLQTGEVVKGEVLAAAGETTLRDLTKRFVAGRYHLVYVLDKDHKIMAIISEDEVIMGLFTYGPDMTLSRLVRRN
- a CDS encoding DUF2344 domain-containing protein; the encoded protein is MKIRARIAKGEAVRFISHLDFAGAVEKAVRRAELPLALSRGFTPRLKISFASALALGATSEAEYADFELETRISVSEFVRCLNQQLPEGIEILAAAQVAANAPSLMAKVCAASYRVTAKLPPAAEGRSECLWNRFLQQNEIVITKITKRRTRQVDIRPLVLRTRFYPRPGDSRWDLLVATGAAGNLRPEELLQAFFAYSGLEGEVTHIHRTGLFIERYGQLMSPLARLRLAEELGEEQ
- the rplU gene encoding 50S ribosomal protein L21, producing MYAVIATGGKQYRVEPGDVIKVEKLSQEPEDLVEFEQVLLVSSEDGVKVGDPVVSGAKVTAKVLEQGKGRKIHGLKYRAKANYRRRYGHRQQYTKVEIQEILG
- the rpmA gene encoding 50S ribosomal protein L27, whose protein sequence is MRFMDLQLFAHKKGMGSSRNGRDSQSQRLGVKRFGGQFVTAGSILVRQRGTKIHPGQNVGLGKDHTLFAKIDGVVMFEQRTGGRRQVSVQPAVAGK
- a CDS encoding TIGR03960 family B12-binding radical SAM protein; this translates as MSNIKSQLNNILPRVEKPARYIGGEWNIVRKDHGTTAVKMALAFPDLYDVGMSHLGSHILYQVVNARSDALLERVYAPWGDMEQELRQAGLPLFSLETKTPLGDFDLVGFTLQYEMAYTNILNMLDLAQIPIRSAKRQEGDPFVLAGGPCAYNPEPLAPFLDLVVLGEGEEVLGEIIDVFKDWKLRQGRRREFLAAAAQVPGVYVPEFYAVYYSSQGHITSVCPTEPGAPERVQKRVLRKLDLAPFSTQPVVPYMDVVHNRGMLELFRGCTRGCRFCQAGMIYRPVRERSRDTLLKQARELLAATGYDEISLSSLSSLDYSEIEGLIDDLVSDCGSAGVRVSLPSLRADSFAIKQAQKLQPLRRSSLTLAPEAGSQRLRDVINKNVTEDDLLAAVTAATAAGWRAFKLYFMIGLPTETDEDVVAIATLAYKVANLKVDSGQIARVTVSTSNFVPKAHTPFQWEGQLPREELRRRQLLLNGKIKGRKVEHRWHDPEQSFLEAAFSRGDRRLAAPLERAWRLGCRLDGWSEYFRFDLWEQAFADTGLDPGFYANRTISAREILPWDHLSPGVSRDFLQAERMRAVKGLTTPDCSRERCQVCGVCSALQLPVRQRGEQP
- a CDS encoding Rne/Rng family ribonuclease, which gives rise to MKTEILVHATAEETWVAVLEDRVLMELYVDQGGAERFGGNIYKGRVKNVLPGMQAAFVDIGLERNAFLYVADTERKGKSNLTRNNKSANIKEVLQPGQQVVVQVVKEPTETKGARVSMHLSLPGRNLVLMPGADHVGVSRQIQDEKERERLRQAAGNIKPAGMGLIVRTVAAGMEEDEFAQDMDFLLRLHKTIKRRSRARTAPALLYRDLDLVYRIVRDLFTPSVDRFVVDSREVYERTLELLSIMGPELQDRVEYFEPGQDLLLTYALEADVEKTFRRKVWLKCGGYIVVDQTEALTAIDVNTGKFVGSTSLQATVLKTNLEAVKEIARQIRLRNIGGIIVVDFIDMDDPSAKNQVVQALEKQLRRDKVKAQVLGLTKLGLVEITRKKERRSLESVFLRPCPYCDGKGKILSEQAVGLKVRREIHRLLAQQPVGALLVEAHPSVAAVLIGPGGKSLKALEKQVGIPVQVRGVESLHSRDFALIPLTSKEELWAAAVPVRAGQVIAAPVEERHLTRTQDGVARVEGFVINVEDGAAFVGQTVRLKITKVLRTYAKAQVVDDNL
- a CDS encoding nicotinate-nucleotide adenylyltransferase, with product MGGTFDPIHYGHLVTAEAARTAFNLDQVLFVPNRLPPHKKDYQVSEAKDRYLMAVLATITNKYFEASRLELDRAGISYTIDSLRALRAAHGPEAELHFISGADAILDLLGWKDVDELLALCYFIAATRPGYQLSEQLQRLQEDYPNRVFRVEVPALAISSTDIRRRVELGKSIKYLLPEPVEHYIYKNKLYLSPEESK
- a CDS encoding M23 family metallopeptidase; its protein translation is MGIGYRWHSLRRRLRTLGSESLLLRQFLVAGVLYLAVWGLVQLDMPLTSKLVHYIHWSVADYKPALSWERVRSWGEESLHLPALSALRSGEQGSSSVLLSGYIFPVKGGQVISRYGWRLHPISGEKRFHQGIDIAAPAGTPIKAIAAGYVNRIREEELLGTVLELSHGNGVVSLYGHLDQVLVEPKQLIKQGDVIATVGSSGVSSGVHLHLEIKQRGTNVDPAIKLGVVEETVVPTLAPSSYEAPGEVPESAPGEEPAEEPAEEPAVKESAS
- a CDS encoding NifU family protein, whose protein sequence is MKEKVEQALAKVRPSLQADGGDVQLVDIDESTGIVSVKLTGSCGSCPFATMTLKQGIERTLKEQVPEVKEVRAV
- a CDS encoding ribosomal-processing cysteine protease Prp, which produces MITVQLWHRGQGKIVGFMVAGHAGYAPKGTDIVCAAVSAVTQAALLGLTEHLGLNPKVEIRTGYLSCMLTPGSEENKAVQAILATLALALNDIATQYPGRIRLKEVES
- the obgE gene encoding GTPase ObgE — its product is MFYDTAKIFVKGGDGGNGCISFRREKYVPRGGPNGGDGGRGGDVVFLADEGLHTLVDFRYRAHFKAPRGQHGRGSNMHGADAADLVVRVPAGTVVKDAETGAVIADLTGHGQRLIAAQGGRGGRGNARFLSNINRVPRLAEKGEPGQEGWVLLELKLLADVGLVGYPNAGKSTLLAACTAAKPKIADYPFTTLEPNLGVVKIDQESFVLADIPGLIEGAHAGAGLGQEFLRHLERTRVLIHVVDTAGTEGRDPVKDYTTINAELLSYDRRLAELPQVVAANKMDLPDADTNLPGLAKVAAGHGRRLFPISAVTRHGLNELLYHIAAVLRSLPAPTEGQEQPQEVIYRLPEQEAGFNIRRAGGIFVIEGRELERLVAMTDFNQEQAVARFQRLTAKMGLEQALAEAGAKAGDVVRIGSQELTYQPGLIE